One stretch of Candidatus Effluviviaceae Genus I sp. DNA includes these proteins:
- a CDS encoding nucleoside deaminase, whose product MAVALDEARMALDEGEVPVGAVVVLGGRVLGRGHNQVEATRDPTAHAEIIALGAACRAVEVPRLTGATLYATMEPCPMCAGAIVQARVARLVYACADPRAGYCGSLGNIADDPRLNHRVAVSSGVMAEQASALLAAFFEALRARGRT is encoded by the coding sequence ATGGCGGTCGCCCTCGACGAGGCCCGAATGGCCCTCGACGAGGGCGAGGTTCCTGTGGGCGCCGTGGTGGTGCTTGGGGGGAGGGTCCTCGGCCGCGGGCACAACCAGGTCGAGGCGACGCGCGACCCCACCGCTCACGCGGAGATCATCGCTCTCGGCGCGGCGTGCAGGGCCGTCGAGGTACCGCGCTTGACTGGGGCGACGCTCTACGCTACGATGGAGCCGTGCCCGATGTGCGCGGGGGCCATCGTGCAGGCGCGGGTGGCGCGACTCGTGTACGCGTGCGCGGATCCCAGGGCGGGCTACTGCGGGTCGCTGGGCAACATCGCCGACGATCCGAGACTCAACCACCGGGTCGCCGTGTCGTCGGGAGTGATGGCCGAGCAGGCCTCGGCGCTGCTCGCGGCGTTCTTCGAGGCTCTTCGGGCCCGGGGCAGAACGTAG
- the recR gene encoding recombination protein RecR, with product MTAFPPSLERLVQLLSGLPGIGRKSATRIALRLVGSSEPECAELARAIVAARANTRPCSACGSLTEDDPCAICRDARRDGGVLCVVERASDVLALERTGRFRGRYHVLGGLLSPLDGVGPEDIRLTSLVDRARSGDVKEVILALNPTSEGEATSLYAARLLANLGVRVTRIASGLPVGGDLDLADELTLGAALDERRDV from the coding sequence ATGACGGCATTCCCCCCATCGCTCGAACGCCTCGTGCAGCTGCTCTCCGGACTTCCCGGCATCGGGAGGAAGTCCGCGACGCGCATCGCCCTCAGACTCGTCGGCTCCTCGGAACCGGAGTGCGCGGAACTCGCGCGGGCGATCGTGGCGGCGCGAGCGAACACGCGCCCGTGCTCGGCCTGCGGTTCGCTGACCGAGGACGACCCGTGCGCGATCTGCCGCGACGCTCGCCGTGACGGCGGCGTGCTGTGCGTCGTCGAGCGGGCGAGCGATGTGCTCGCCCTCGAGCGCACGGGGCGATTCCGGGGGCGCTACCACGTCCTCGGCGGGCTCCTGTCGCCGCTCGACGGCGTCGGGCCCGAGGACATACGCCTGACATCGCTTGTCGACCGCGCGAGGTCGGGCGACGTGAAGGAGGTCATCCTCGCGCTCAACCCGACGTCCGAGGGAGAGGCGACCTCTCTGTACGCCGCCAGGCTCCTCGCGAACCTCGGTGTCCGCGTGACGCGGATCGCGAGCGGACTCCCCGTCGGCGGCGACCTGGACCTGGCCGACGAGCTCACGCTGGGCGCCGCGCTCGACGAGCGACGGGACGTCTGA
- the porA gene encoding pyruvate ferredoxin oxidoreductase, translating to MGKRVIMTGNDAGAEAMRQIDPDVVAAFPITPQTELMHKFAEFVADGDVKAEFVLVESEHSAMSASVGAAAAGARAMTATSACGLALMWEILYVAAGTRLPIVMPVINRALSAPINIHCDHSDTMGCRDSGWIQIFSEGAQEVYDNILQAIRIAEHPDVLLPVMVTFDGFIISHTAEVLEILDDAAARGWIGGYVPRNPLLDSDKPITFGALDLQDYYFEHKRQQIEAMSHVSRVIREVGLEYGKLSGRAYGLFEEYSMDGAELVIVALGSTCGTAKVVVDELRGQGKPVGLIKVRSFRPFPGAELSAALRHAKAVAVLDRSVSFGGDGGPLHIEVRSSLFGTDVTPGLVDYIYGLGGRDLSMEHVKQVYADLETVAKKGTPKDNVRFLGLRE from the coding sequence GTGGGCAAGAGAGTCATCATGACCGGCAACGACGCCGGCGCCGAGGCGATGCGGCAGATCGACCCGGATGTGGTCGCCGCGTTCCCCATCACGCCCCAGACCGAACTCATGCACAAGTTCGCGGAGTTCGTGGCCGATGGAGACGTGAAGGCCGAGTTCGTTCTGGTGGAGTCGGAGCACAGCGCCATGAGCGCGTCCGTGGGCGCCGCGGCGGCGGGCGCGAGGGCCATGACGGCGACCTCCGCGTGCGGGCTCGCGCTCATGTGGGAGATCCTCTACGTCGCGGCCGGCACGCGGCTGCCGATCGTCATGCCCGTGATCAACCGGGCGCTCTCCGCGCCCATCAACATCCACTGCGACCACAGCGACACGATGGGGTGTCGGGACAGCGGGTGGATCCAGATCTTCTCGGAGGGCGCGCAGGAGGTGTACGACAACATCCTCCAGGCGATCCGGATCGCCGAGCACCCTGACGTGCTGCTCCCAGTGATGGTCACCTTCGACGGCTTCATCATCAGCCACACGGCCGAGGTCCTCGAGATCCTCGATGACGCGGCGGCGCGCGGGTGGATCGGCGGCTACGTGCCGAGGAACCCGCTCCTCGACAGCGACAAGCCGATCACGTTCGGCGCGCTCGATCTGCAGGACTACTACTTTGAGCACAAGCGCCAGCAGATCGAGGCGATGTCGCACGTGTCGCGCGTGATCCGGGAGGTCGGCCTGGAGTACGGGAAGCTCTCCGGCCGCGCCTACGGTCTGTTCGAGGAGTACTCCATGGACGGCGCCGAGCTCGTCATCGTGGCGCTCGGCTCGACGTGCGGGACGGCGAAGGTCGTGGTGGACGAGCTCAGAGGTCAGGGCAAGCCCGTCGGGCTCATCAAGGTCCGTTCGTTCCGGCCGTTCCCGGGCGCGGAGCTCAGCGCCGCACTCCGACACGCGAAGGCCGTCGCGGTCCTCGATCGCTCGGTCTCGTTCGGCGGCGACGGCGGGCCTCTCCACATCGAGGTTCGCTCGTCCCTCTTCGGAACCGACGTCACGCCTGGCCTCGTGGACTACATCTACGGCCTCGGCGGCAGGGACCTCTCGATGGAGCACGTCAAGCAGGTCTACGCCGACCTCGAGACGGTCGCGAAGAAGGGCACGCCCAAGGACAACGTGCGGTTCCTGGGGCTCAGGGAATAG
- a CDS encoding YbaB/EbfC family nucleoid-associated protein, which translates to MAPDLGRILKEAQKLEKRLEEARKALETMTVEGTAGGGAVRVVMNGHKDVRSVSIEPSVLEGGDAAMLEDLLLSAFRDAKQRCDDLIAREMGKLGTAGLPGL; encoded by the coding sequence ATGGCCCCGGACCTGGGGAGGATCCTCAAGGAGGCGCAGAAGCTCGAGAAGCGCCTCGAGGAAGCCCGGAAGGCCCTCGAGACGATGACGGTCGAGGGGACCGCCGGCGGCGGGGCCGTGCGCGTCGTCATGAACGGCCACAAGGACGTCCGGAGCGTCAGCATCGAGCCGAGCGTCCTGGAGGGAGGGGACGCGGCCATGCTGGAGGACCTCCTCCTCTCCGCGTTCCGCGACGCGAAGCAGCGGTGCGACGACCTGATCGCCCGCGAGATGGGCAAGCTCGGCACGGCCGGATTGCCGGGGCTGTGA
- a CDS encoding 4Fe-4S binding protein, translating into MKEKAWSELAHGCVVDRAGNAQEYETGSWRTYRPTWNAETCIQCLRCWIACPDSSIRLEDGKVVGIDYDHCKGCKICWFECPTDPKAIEVKLETEVGKD; encoded by the coding sequence ATGAAGGAGAAGGCGTGGAGCGAGCTCGCTCACGGCTGCGTCGTGGACCGCGCGGGGAACGCGCAGGAGTATGAGACGGGCTCCTGGCGGACGTACCGACCGACATGGAACGCCGAGACGTGCATTCAGTGCCTCCGTTGCTGGATCGCCTGCCCGGACTCCTCCATCAGACTTGAGGACGGCAAGGTGGTCGGCATCGACTACGACCACTGCAAGGGATGCAAGATCTGCTGGTTCGAGTGTCCCACGGACCCGAAGGCGATCGAGGTGAAGCTCGAGACCGAGGTCGGCAAGGACTGA
- a CDS encoding 2-oxoacid:acceptor oxidoreductase family protein gives MSQMMEIRWHARGGQGAKTASLLLAEAAAMEGKYSQGFPDYGPERMGAPMRGFTRISDSPVRVHCAISSPQIVIVLDDTLLGAVDVTAGMPKDGTLIVNTLRPPAEVRKRVGSRLGKLYTVDATGIAIAEIGRPIPNSPMLGALVRVTGLLNLDTVLDQIRKKFSHGFRPEVLDGNVRAIRRAHEEVSAE, from the coding sequence ATGTCGCAGATGATGGAGATCCGGTGGCACGCGCGAGGCGGCCAGGGGGCGAAGACGGCATCGCTCCTGCTCGCCGAGGCGGCCGCCATGGAGGGGAAGTACAGCCAGGGGTTCCCGGACTACGGTCCGGAGCGCATGGGAGCCCCGATGAGGGGCTTCACTCGGATCAGTGACTCCCCAGTCAGGGTGCACTGCGCCATCAGCTCGCCGCAGATCGTGATCGTCCTTGACGACACGCTGCTCGGAGCCGTGGACGTCACGGCCGGCATGCCGAAGGACGGGACTCTCATCGTGAACACGCTCCGGCCGCCGGCCGAGGTGCGCAAGCGCGTCGGAAGCCGGCTGGGGAAGCTCTACACGGTCGACGCGACCGGCATCGCGATCGCCGAGATCGGGCGTCCGATCCCGAACTCGCCCATGCTCGGCGCCCTCGTCCGGGTGACGGGCCTTCTCAACCTGGACACGGTCCTCGACCAGATCAGGAAGAAGTTCTCGCATGGCTTCAGGCCCGAGGTTCTCGACGGCAACGTCCGCGCCATTCGCCGGGCGCACGAGGAGGTGAGCGCCGAATGA
- the dnaX gene encoding DNA polymerase III subunit gamma/tau — translation MSYLVLARKWRPETFSQVVGQRHVVTTLSAAVRTDRIGHAYLFTGPRGVGKTTIARVLAKALNCEKGPTDEPCLACDSCREIASGKSLDVIEIDGASNRKIEDARGIRETVQYAPLSGRKKVYIIDEAHMLTREAFNALLKTIEEPPPHVVFVLATTEPSKIPDTITSRCQRFDFHRVSAADMEARLRHIAQAEGVRVSDGAVRLLAARADGSMRDAESLFDQLLATGSGDVGADDVAAILGIPRVEVFRSLSDAIAARDTRAALGAFTSALDAGFDPRDLIDGLVEHLRDLLVRTATGEPGAPDVGDGPETPARALTEDQLVRLLRIAAETQAQARWTTQPSLMVELALARMARLPRTVEIEEIVRALAAASGGSGHAGGATPPGGTPASGDAGAGSAGPSQGRGGTAAAAGRPAARGEQWALVVERVKARKPALGAFLTEAVASPLTDGRLGVLIPNGSNFHRQQLQDRANMTLLEQAAGDVYGKPVKLSLTFAEAARAVPAPAAAPQRREAGDGEDPMVRKVLEMFDGEITDTRAEE, via the coding sequence ATGTCGTATCTCGTGCTGGCGAGGAAGTGGCGCCCTGAGACCTTCTCGCAGGTCGTGGGGCAGCGACACGTCGTCACGACCCTGTCGGCCGCCGTGCGCACCGACAGGATCGGGCACGCCTACCTGTTCACAGGACCCCGGGGCGTGGGCAAGACCACGATCGCGAGGGTCCTCGCCAAGGCGCTCAACTGCGAGAAGGGCCCCACCGACGAGCCGTGTCTCGCCTGCGACTCGTGCCGCGAGATCGCATCGGGCAAGAGCCTCGACGTGATCGAGATCGACGGCGCGTCGAACCGGAAGATCGAGGACGCGCGGGGCATCCGAGAGACCGTGCAGTACGCGCCGCTCTCCGGCCGCAAGAAGGTGTACATCATCGACGAAGCGCACATGCTCACGCGCGAGGCGTTCAACGCGCTCCTCAAGACGATCGAGGAGCCGCCGCCGCACGTGGTCTTCGTGCTCGCGACGACTGAGCCGTCGAAGATCCCCGACACGATCACCTCGCGCTGTCAACGGTTCGACTTCCACCGCGTGAGCGCCGCGGACATGGAGGCCCGCCTCAGGCACATCGCACAGGCCGAGGGCGTCCGCGTGAGCGACGGTGCGGTCAGGCTGCTTGCGGCCCGGGCCGACGGGAGCATGCGCGACGCGGAGAGCCTGTTCGACCAGCTGCTCGCGACCGGATCGGGCGACGTGGGCGCGGACGACGTGGCGGCCATTCTGGGGATCCCGCGCGTCGAGGTCTTCCGGTCGCTCTCCGACGCGATCGCGGCTCGCGACACGAGGGCGGCCCTCGGGGCGTTCACATCCGCGTTGGACGCCGGCTTCGACCCGAGGGACCTCATCGACGGCCTCGTGGAGCACCTGCGCGATCTCCTCGTGAGGACGGCGACCGGCGAGCCGGGTGCGCCGGATGTCGGAGACGGTCCGGAGACGCCCGCGCGCGCCCTCACCGAGGACCAGCTCGTGAGGCTTCTCAGGATCGCGGCCGAGACGCAGGCGCAGGCGCGCTGGACCACCCAGCCGTCCCTCATGGTCGAGCTCGCCCTGGCGCGCATGGCGCGGCTGCCGAGAACGGTGGAGATCGAGGAGATCGTCCGCGCGCTTGCCGCGGCCTCGGGAGGTTCGGGGCACGCGGGAGGCGCCACGCCCCCAGGAGGAACTCCGGCGTCAGGCGACGCGGGCGCAGGGAGCGCCGGTCCGTCCCAGGGACGCGGTGGAACGGCAGCGGCGGCGGGCCGTCCGGCCGCCCGAGGCGAGCAGTGGGCGCTCGTGGTCGAGCGCGTGAAGGCACGCAAGCCCGCGCTCGGCGCGTTTCTCACCGAAGCCGTGGCCTCGCCGCTGACGGACGGGCGGCTCGGCGTGCTCATTCCGAACGGGTCGAACTTCCATCGGCAGCAGCTTCAGGACCGGGCCAACATGACGCTTCTCGAGCAGGCCGCGGGCGACGTCTACGGCAAGCCCGTGAAGCTCAGCCTCACGTTCGCGGAGGCCGCCAGGGCAGTGCCCGCGCCCGCCGCCGCGCCGCAGAGGCGCGAGGCGGGCGATGGCGAGGACCCGATGGTGCGCAAGGTGCTGGAGATGTTCGACGGCGAGATCACTGACACGCGCGCGGAGGAGTGA
- a CDS encoding diguanylate cyclase: MGRPEGEKTPPPRVLIVDDEEIMREFLREVLGDDGYAIELACSGREAVEKMSASQYDVVVTDIVMPELDGLGVVAAAKKLPYDVDVIVMTGYASMDTAVESMKLGARDYITKPFNIDQIRIIVSNALAERELKRKAAEGEFYKELSRKDGLTDLYNHRFFHQLLETEVGRAARYNRVVSLLMIDIDDFKTYNDAHGHPAGDAALRRLAYLLRHSSRNCDYVARYGGEEFAIIVPEVAADAALRMGERIRSIIESSEFEGEDIMPGGRLTISIGVATFPSHAQSQDDLLTHADRALYQAKTAGKNAVVLYGGESVN; encoded by the coding sequence GTGGGCAGGCCGGAGGGGGAGAAGACACCCCCTCCTCGCGTCCTGATCGTGGACGACGAGGAGATCATGCGCGAGTTCCTCAGGGAGGTGCTCGGGGACGACGGCTATGCCATCGAGCTTGCCTGCTCCGGCCGCGAGGCCGTCGAGAAGATGTCCGCGTCACAGTACGATGTGGTCGTGACGGACATCGTGATGCCGGAGCTGGACGGGCTCGGCGTGGTCGCCGCCGCCAAGAAGCTGCCGTACGACGTCGACGTCATTGTGATGACCGGCTATGCGTCCATGGACACGGCCGTCGAATCCATGAAGCTGGGCGCGCGCGACTACATCACCAAGCCGTTCAACATCGACCAGATCAGGATCATCGTGTCCAATGCGCTGGCCGAGCGCGAGCTCAAGCGGAAGGCCGCGGAAGGGGAGTTCTACAAGGAGCTCTCCCGGAAGGACGGGCTGACCGACCTCTACAACCACAGGTTCTTCCACCAGCTTCTCGAGACGGAGGTCGGACGGGCGGCGCGATACAACCGCGTCGTCAGCCTGCTCATGATCGACATCGACGACTTCAAGACGTACAACGACGCGCACGGACACCCGGCGGGCGATGCGGCGCTGCGCAGACTGGCCTACCTGCTCCGGCACTCGTCGCGGAACTGCGACTACGTGGCGCGATACGGAGGCGAGGAGTTCGCCATCATCGTACCCGAGGTCGCTGCCGACGCCGCGCTTCGGATGGGCGAGCGCATCCGGAGCATCATCGAGTCCTCGGAGTTCGAGGGCGAGGACATCATGCCCGGCGGCCGTCTCACGATCAGCATCGGCGTCGCGACGTTTCCCTCGCATGCGCAGAGCCAGGACGATCTCCTGACGCACGCCGACCGCGCGCTGTACCAGGCGAAGACCGCCGGGAAGAACGCGGTCGTGCTCTACGGCGGTGAGAGCGTGAACTAG